The following are encoded together in the Pedobacter steynii genome:
- a CDS encoding CusA/CzcA family heavy metal efflux RND transporter: MFDKIIYFSIKNKLAIGLMTLSLIIWGIYSLTKLPIDAVPDITNNQVQIITQAPSLGAQEVEQFITAPIELAMANIPEVIEKRSISRSGISVITIVFEDETDIYWARQQVGAQLKEAEANIPKGLASPTLAPITTGLGEIYQYVLHTKKGYEKKYSATDLRTLQDWVVRTQLAGTKGVAEVSGWGGYVKQYEIALDNDKLNSLNITIADIYKALENNNENTGGSYIEQQSNSYTIRGVGQVKSLADIEKIVVKNMGGVPILIRDVATVQFGSATRYGAVTRDGEGEVVAGITLMLKGENFNEVIKNVKQRIVQIQKSLPEGVVIEPFIDRTELVGRSISTVQKNLIEGALIVIFVLLLLLGNWRAGLVVASVIPLSMLFAFAMMRLFGVSGNLMSLGAIDFGLIVDGAVIIVEAIIFRLSARNANNEALPLTQSQMDEEVYTASSKIRNSAAFGEIIILIVYLPLLSLVGIEGKMFKPMAQTVVFAIVGAFILSMTYVPMMTALFLSKNTTHKRNISDKIMDALRKAYQPALVLVLKFKKLTVAFAILLFAFTLWVFNQMGGEFLPQLEEGDLAVEISMSQGTSLTQVVETFGKAEKILKEQFPEVKQVVTRIGSAEIPTDPMPVERGDMMVAMKPKEEWKTASSKPEMSEKIEEALSILPGVNIEITQPMQMRFNELMTGVRQDVAIKIYGEDLDILTQQANKIAALIAPVSGVNEPFIEQVTGLPQIVVEYDRDKIAQYGLSISEVNTLLKTAFAGNTAGVIFEGEKRFEMVVRLERELRENISSIENLYLPLPSGNKVPLNQVASIALKNAPAQISREDGKRRIYVGFNVKGRDVERTVSEIQQILDAKLKLPSGYYLTYGGQFENLTKAKNRLSIAVPIALLLIMGLLYATFKSFGQTILIFTAVPLSAIGGVFALLVRDMPFSISAGVGFIALFGVAVLNGIVLIGYFNQLKEEGMTDIYQRVIEGTKVRLRPVIMTAAVASLGFLPMALSGSAGAEVQKPLATVVIGGLLSATLLTLFVLPCLYLLFGDKKISTEKSAKALAILAILGFTLTTNSNSAQAQSNNTGVQNTNNPLSLDSVLSIAVKNNLKLKSANLGSTHSKALQKTGFDPGKTEFSLSQDPTSGGGNDNAINVTQTFAWPGLYKNQQKVLNLQTALSEQSARYTRAEIIRDTKIAYYHYLYFQESLKILDFQDSVYRNFIKKAEVRYKSGETSNLELMTARNKYQEVQTLKNMARAGLRVQELQLQQLLNTRAPILLAEKSLPILSPGTNEALGNSTNPLMDVQQQQIAIAKAKIGLQKAKALPDFTLGYSQQLVIRSFDPAKLNRDYTPGTRIAGLQFGIAVPLFNGAGRAKVKSEKIAAQIAETAYQETQQQFEIQYEQAFQEYLKNKQTVDYYTSEGLKQAAEQLRIAQVSFDLGEIGYMEYVQNISLAVQSKITYLETLNQLNQTTIQLAFIKGE, translated from the coding sequence ATGTTTGATAAGATTATTTATTTCTCTATAAAGAATAAACTGGCAATTGGTTTAATGACCCTTTCCCTCATCATCTGGGGCATTTATTCCTTAACAAAACTTCCTATTGATGCGGTACCCGACATCACCAATAACCAGGTACAGATCATCACCCAGGCCCCGAGTTTAGGTGCCCAGGAAGTAGAACAATTCATTACCGCTCCTATAGAGCTGGCCATGGCCAATATCCCCGAAGTGATCGAAAAACGATCCATTTCCAGATCAGGAATTTCCGTGATCACCATTGTTTTTGAAGACGAAACAGACATTTATTGGGCCAGGCAACAGGTTGGCGCACAGCTAAAAGAAGCAGAAGCCAATATCCCTAAAGGCCTGGCTTCGCCTACCCTTGCCCCCATTACTACCGGATTGGGGGAAATTTACCAATATGTACTCCATACCAAAAAAGGCTACGAGAAAAAATACTCTGCAACCGACCTCAGAACCTTGCAGGACTGGGTGGTACGGACCCAACTGGCAGGAACCAAAGGCGTTGCGGAAGTAAGCGGATGGGGAGGATATGTAAAACAGTATGAAATTGCACTCGACAACGACAAACTGAACTCCCTGAACATTACCATCGCAGACATTTATAAAGCCCTGGAAAACAACAATGAAAATACCGGAGGCTCTTATATCGAGCAGCAAAGCAACTCCTATACCATCAGGGGTGTTGGTCAGGTGAAAAGCCTGGCGGATATCGAAAAAATCGTCGTCAAAAATATGGGCGGCGTGCCCATTCTGATCCGTGATGTGGCTACCGTTCAGTTTGGATCAGCCACCAGATATGGAGCCGTTACCCGGGATGGTGAAGGCGAAGTGGTGGCAGGAATCACCCTCATGCTAAAAGGAGAAAACTTCAATGAAGTAATCAAAAACGTCAAACAACGCATTGTCCAGATTCAGAAATCACTTCCTGAAGGGGTGGTTATTGAACCTTTCATCGACCGTACAGAGTTGGTGGGCAGATCCATCAGTACCGTTCAGAAAAACCTGATAGAAGGTGCCCTGATCGTTATTTTTGTCCTTCTGCTCTTGCTGGGCAATTGGCGGGCCGGTCTGGTGGTAGCTTCGGTTATCCCCTTATCCATGCTATTTGCCTTTGCCATGATGCGCTTGTTTGGAGTGTCCGGTAACCTGATGAGCCTCGGTGCGATAGATTTTGGATTAATTGTAGATGGTGCAGTGATCATTGTGGAAGCCATTATTTTCAGGTTAAGTGCAAGAAATGCGAACAATGAAGCACTTCCTTTAACTCAAAGTCAGATGGACGAAGAAGTCTATACTGCATCCTCCAAAATCAGGAACAGTGCGGCTTTCGGGGAAATCATTATCCTCATCGTTTACCTTCCCCTTTTATCATTGGTCGGAATTGAAGGAAAAATGTTTAAACCAATGGCACAGACCGTGGTATTTGCAATTGTAGGGGCTTTCATCCTGTCCATGACCTATGTCCCGATGATGACGGCTTTATTCCTGAGCAAGAACACCACACACAAGAGGAACATTTCAGACAAAATCATGGATGCCTTGCGTAAGGCTTATCAACCCGCCCTGGTACTGGTGCTGAAATTCAAGAAACTTACAGTGGCCTTCGCCATATTGCTGTTCGCCTTCACCCTATGGGTATTTAACCAGATGGGAGGAGAATTCCTTCCGCAACTGGAAGAAGGTGACCTGGCGGTAGAAATCTCAATGTCGCAGGGAACCTCGCTCACCCAGGTGGTAGAGACCTTTGGCAAAGCAGAAAAGATCCTGAAGGAACAATTCCCTGAAGTAAAACAGGTGGTCACCAGAATCGGAAGTGCAGAGATTCCAACCGATCCCATGCCCGTAGAACGCGGAGACATGATGGTGGCAATGAAACCAAAGGAAGAATGGAAAACAGCCTCATCAAAACCAGAGATGTCGGAAAAAATAGAGGAAGCACTTTCCATCCTTCCAGGTGTGAATATTGAAATCACTCAACCAATGCAAATGCGTTTTAATGAACTGATGACTGGTGTTCGTCAGGATGTAGCCATCAAAATTTACGGAGAAGACCTGGATATACTGACCCAGCAGGCCAATAAAATTGCGGCTCTGATCGCACCTGTGTCGGGCGTAAATGAACCTTTTATAGAACAAGTGACCGGCCTGCCTCAGATTGTTGTAGAATACGACCGCGATAAGATCGCCCAATATGGACTGAGCATTTCCGAGGTCAACACCTTACTGAAAACCGCCTTTGCCGGAAATACTGCGGGGGTGATCTTTGAAGGAGAAAAACGTTTTGAAATGGTCGTCCGGCTGGAAAGAGAACTCAGAGAAAACATATCCAGTATTGAAAACCTGTACCTTCCCCTCCCTTCCGGAAATAAAGTACCCCTGAACCAGGTGGCGAGCATTGCACTAAAAAATGCCCCGGCCCAGATCTCCAGAGAAGATGGAAAAAGAAGGATTTATGTAGGATTCAATGTCAAAGGCCGCGATGTGGAGCGTACGGTTTCAGAGATCCAGCAAATCCTCGATGCGAAACTAAAGCTTCCATCGGGTTATTACCTGACCTATGGCGGCCAGTTTGAAAACCTGACTAAAGCTAAAAACAGGCTTTCTATAGCGGTTCCTATTGCTTTATTGCTGATTATGGGGCTGCTATACGCCACATTTAAATCATTTGGACAGACGATCCTCATCTTTACCGCTGTTCCCCTGTCTGCGATTGGCGGGGTATTCGCCTTATTAGTCAGAGACATGCCTTTCAGTATTTCCGCAGGGGTCGGATTTATCGCCCTTTTTGGAGTGGCTGTCCTCAACGGAATTGTCCTGATCGGATATTTCAATCAATTAAAAGAAGAAGGAATGACAGATATCTATCAACGTGTGATTGAAGGGACTAAAGTCAGACTTCGTCCGGTAATCATGACCGCAGCAGTGGCTTCACTGGGCTTCTTGCCTATGGCTTTATCGGGTAGTGCCGGTGCAGAAGTACAAAAACCTTTGGCTACGGTGGTTATAGGAGGCCTGCTTTCGGCAACCTTGCTGACGCTCTTTGTCCTGCCTTGTTTATACCTGCTGTTTGGAGATAAAAAAATCTCAACGGAAAAATCTGCAAAAGCACTGGCCATTCTTGCAATCCTCGGTTTTACATTAACAACGAACAGCAATTCCGCTCAGGCTCAAAGCAATAATACCGGGGTACAAAACACGAATAATCCGCTTAGTTTAGACAGCGTTCTTTCTATCGCGGTAAAAAACAACCTGAAGCTAAAATCTGCCAACCTGGGAAGTACACATAGTAAAGCCTTGCAAAAGACAGGTTTCGACCCGGGGAAAACAGAATTTTCCCTTTCTCAGGATCCTACCAGTGGGGGCGGTAATGACAATGCCATTAATGTCACCCAGACTTTTGCATGGCCGGGTTTATATAAAAACCAACAAAAGGTTTTAAACCTGCAGACTGCCCTCTCCGAACAATCCGCCCGCTATACCCGTGCTGAAATCATCAGAGATACTAAAATTGCCTATTACCATTACCTATATTTCCAGGAGAGTTTAAAAATCCTTGATTTTCAGGACAGTGTATACCGGAACTTCATCAAGAAAGCAGAAGTGAGGTATAAATCCGGAGAAACCTCCAACCTGGAACTCATGACGGCAAGAAACAAATATCAGGAGGTACAGACCTTAAAAAATATGGCCAGAGCAGGCTTAAGGGTTCAGGAACTACAGCTTCAGCAACTGCTGAATACCAGAGCTCCAATCCTTCTTGCAGAAAAAAGCCTTCCCATTCTTTCTCCCGGGACGAATGAGGCTTTAGGCAACAGCACCAATCCATTGATGGATGTTCAGCAGCAACAGATCGCAATTGCGAAAGCGAAAATCGGACTTCAAAAAGCTAAAGCTTTACCCGATTTCACCCTAGGCTATAGCCAGCAGCTGGTTATCCGCTCTTTTGACCCCGCAAAACTGAACCGGGATTATACACCCGGAACCAGAATTGCAGGCCTTCAGTTCGGCATTGCGGTTCCTCTATTCAATGGCGCGGGCCGGGCAAAGGTGAAAAGCGAAAAAATCGCTGCCCAGATCGCAGAAACCGCGTATCAGGAAACACAGCAGCAATTCGAAATCCAATATGAACAGGCCTTTCAGGAATACCTGAAAAACAAACAGACGGTAGACTATTATACTTCAGAAGGATTAAAACAGGCTGCAGAGCAGCTGCGCATTGCCCAGGTGTCTTTTGACCTTGGAGAAATCGGCTATATGGAGTATGTCCAGAACATCTCTCTGGCCGTGCAAAGTAAAATCACTTACCTGGAGACATTGAATCAATTAAACCAAACTACCATTCAATTAGCATTTATCAAAGGAGAATAA
- a CDS encoding DUF4955 domain-containing protein: MNKSIFAFPFLLMALPIKAQQVSPLWLDFVQAKRLGKTPVLPDFSYAGYHWSEKNLPSLEDKKVFRADDYGAVPNDEKYDDEAIQKAVDAAEANPGGGVVFFSPGRYLIAPDSDAKKQIRISKSGIVLKGSGSAVGGTEIYQENMRINGRQFLFKPSGEEPKKLTTIVEDAGRESYAVVLKDASQLKVGQDVVIRHRSEEFTKLYFAPLDLKPQWSRLFGTNGGMQVYEIHTIEKIDGNKVTFKNPLHLDIKMVSSASWTLESFVSLSECGIEDLLFSSNWKSYPEEFIHHKNEIHDYAYEAVGMEYLKNSWIRNCEFHDLNEGVFIRSGYQITIENTHFRGKKGHASIHARTGYGVLIKDCSFNGAQHHGAGTGYSAVGTVITRCSLGRDQNFDIHSGQPYATLYDDISGGVFYNLGGPEPGHPHHGKQLVLWNFQHQSAKDQHYNFWDKSKRRNYTIAAPILAGFTSDRLVTFENAGINESQGTPVLPRSLFEAQLQLRLKGTDIVKSR; this comes from the coding sequence ATGAATAAATCAATTTTTGCCTTCCCGTTTTTGCTGATGGCGTTGCCCATAAAAGCACAGCAGGTTTCTCCGCTGTGGCTGGATTTTGTACAGGCAAAACGGCTTGGAAAAACTCCAGTGCTTCCGGATTTCTCTTATGCCGGTTACCATTGGTCTGAAAAAAATCTGCCTTCCCTGGAAGACAAAAAAGTGTTTAGAGCAGACGATTACGGAGCGGTTCCAAATGATGAAAAATATGATGACGAAGCGATCCAGAAAGCGGTCGATGCAGCGGAAGCAAATCCTGGTGGAGGCGTTGTTTTTTTCTCTCCCGGAAGATACCTGATTGCCCCCGATTCGGACGCTAAAAAACAGATCCGGATTTCCAAAAGCGGGATCGTTTTAAAGGGGAGTGGAAGTGCCGTCGGAGGGACCGAAATTTACCAGGAAAATATGCGGATTAACGGGCGTCAGTTTCTTTTCAAACCTTCCGGCGAAGAGCCGAAAAAGCTGACTACAATTGTGGAAGATGCCGGCAGGGAATCCTATGCTGTTGTGTTGAAAGATGCCAGCCAGCTGAAAGTCGGACAGGACGTGGTGATCCGCCATAGAAGTGAAGAATTTACGAAACTGTATTTTGCTCCCCTCGACCTGAAACCGCAATGGTCCAGGTTGTTTGGAACAAACGGTGGAATGCAGGTTTATGAGATCCACACCATTGAAAAAATCGATGGAAACAAGGTTACTTTTAAGAACCCCCTGCACCTGGATATTAAAATGGTCAGCTCTGCAAGCTGGACTTTGGAAAGTTTTGTCTCCCTCTCCGAATGTGGTATTGAAGACCTGCTTTTCTCCAGCAACTGGAAAAGTTATCCCGAAGAGTTTATCCACCATAAGAATGAAATTCATGATTATGCCTATGAGGCAGTTGGAATGGAATACCTCAAGAATAGCTGGATCAGGAATTGTGAGTTCCATGACCTCAATGAAGGTGTTTTTATCCGCTCCGGCTATCAGATTACCATTGAAAATACCCATTTCAGAGGAAAGAAGGGACACGCCTCCATTCATGCGCGGACAGGCTATGGGGTGCTGATTAAAGATTGTTCCTTCAATGGGGCACAGCATCATGGGGCAGGAACCGGTTATAGTGCCGTAGGGACGGTCATCACCCGTTGTTCCTTAGGAAGGGATCAGAACTTTGATATCCACTCCGGACAGCCATATGCGACTTTGTATGATGACATCAGCGGTGGGGTGTTTTACAACCTGGGTGGTCCCGAGCCTGGTCATCCGCACCATGGTAAACAATTGGTGCTCTGGAATTTTCAGCACCAGTCGGCCAAAGATCAACATTACAATTTCTGGGACAAGAGCAAAAGAAGGAACTACACCATCGCTGCTCCTATATTAGCAGGCTTTACTTCAGACAGATTGGTTACCTTTGAAAATGCAGGAATAAATGAGTCGCAGGGAACACCTGTTCTTCCCCGTTCTTTATTCGAAGCACAGCTTCAATTGCGGTTAAAAGGTACCGATATCGTAAAGAGCAGATAA
- a CDS encoding heavy metal translocating P-type ATPase, whose product MQESKKLKECCSTEEHSAATPRTPHQHNHTGHQHAAEEHSDDDGHNHGDEDPSGWKDHWPLLTSLAIVLVMLTLEYGFDLTFNNLIQLAIFIPAYLLAGYNVLELAFRKALRLDFFNEFFLMSVATLGAFAIGSYSEGVAVMVFYSIGEWFQDAAVNRAKRSIKALLDIRPESVDVIRDGKVSTIAPAEVQIGEIIQVKPGEKVALDGTLYSDKATFNTAALTGESKPDSKARGEQVLAGMINLNQLAQVQVKSLFKDSKLSKILEMVQDATARKSQTQLFISRFAKVYTPIVFLLALLVVALPYFIVADYSFKEWFYRGLVFLVISCPCALVVSIPLGYFGGIGLASRNGILFKGSNFLDVMTKIDTVVMDKTGTLTKGVFQVQQVVTAGIAEKEFIQLVAAIESKSTHPIATAIAQYAGTEPNLDHIGEVEEIAGHGLKGLISGKEVLAGNAKLLKKHNIPYPEEVDAIVDSVVVVAIDQQFAGYVTIADEIKEDAKQAITDLHALNIKTVMLSGDKQSVVAKVAAFLGIDFAFGDLLPENKVEKVENLKKEGRAIAFVGDGVNDAPVVALADAGIAMGGLGSDATIETADIVIQNDQPSKIVSAIKIGKVTRSVVWQNIILAMSVKIIVLILGAGGVATLWEAVIADVGVALVAILNAVRIQRMKI is encoded by the coding sequence ATGCAAGAATCTAAGAAACTTAAAGAATGCTGCTCCACAGAAGAACACAGTGCCGCAACTCCCCGTACTCCACATCAACATAACCACACAGGACATCAGCACGCCGCAGAAGAACATTCCGATGACGACGGGCACAACCATGGTGACGAAGACCCTTCAGGATGGAAAGATCACTGGCCATTATTAACCTCACTGGCTATTGTACTCGTGATGCTGACCCTGGAATATGGTTTTGACCTCACCTTTAACAACCTCATTCAACTTGCAATCTTTATTCCTGCCTATTTACTTGCCGGATATAACGTACTGGAACTGGCTTTCAGAAAGGCATTGAGACTGGATTTCTTTAATGAATTTTTCCTGATGAGCGTAGCTACCCTGGGGGCTTTCGCCATCGGTTCTTATAGTGAAGGCGTGGCGGTAATGGTATTTTACTCCATTGGAGAATGGTTCCAGGATGCTGCCGTAAACCGGGCAAAACGAAGTATTAAAGCTTTACTGGATATCAGACCGGAAAGTGTAGATGTGATCCGCGATGGGAAAGTGAGTACCATTGCCCCCGCAGAAGTGCAGATCGGAGAAATCATCCAGGTAAAACCAGGGGAAAAAGTAGCCCTGGACGGAACTTTATACTCTGATAAGGCAACATTCAATACTGCAGCGCTGACTGGTGAATCAAAACCCGATTCCAAAGCCAGAGGCGAACAGGTCCTGGCCGGAATGATCAACTTAAACCAGCTGGCACAGGTACAGGTAAAATCTCTTTTCAAAGACAGTAAGCTGAGCAAAATTCTGGAAATGGTACAGGATGCCACGGCCAGAAAATCACAAACCCAGCTATTCATTTCCCGTTTTGCCAAGGTGTATACGCCAATTGTATTCCTCCTTGCCCTGCTTGTGGTTGCCCTTCCCTATTTCATTGTAGCCGATTACAGCTTTAAAGAATGGTTCTACCGCGGCCTGGTCTTCCTGGTGATCAGTTGCCCATGTGCCCTGGTCGTTTCTATTCCATTGGGTTATTTTGGAGGAATCGGACTGGCTTCGAGAAATGGAATCCTGTTTAAAGGTTCTAACTTCCTGGATGTGATGACAAAAATTGATACCGTGGTGATGGATAAAACCGGAACTCTGACCAAAGGAGTATTTCAGGTGCAACAAGTCGTTACCGCGGGCATCGCAGAAAAAGAATTTATACAGCTGGTTGCCGCCATAGAAAGCAAATCTACCCATCCGATCGCAACAGCGATCGCTCAGTACGCCGGAACGGAACCGAACCTGGATCATATCGGCGAGGTGGAAGAAATTGCAGGACACGGCTTAAAAGGGCTGATCAGCGGCAAAGAGGTGCTGGCTGGCAATGCCAAACTTCTGAAAAAACACAATATCCCCTATCCTGAAGAAGTGGATGCCATTGTAGACTCTGTAGTGGTGGTGGCCATCGATCAGCAGTTTGCCGGATATGTCACCATTGCCGATGAGATTAAAGAAGATGCTAAACAGGCCATTACCGACCTGCATGCCCTGAACATCAAAACCGTCATGCTGAGTGGTGATAAGCAAAGCGTGGTGGCAAAAGTAGCTGCTTTTCTGGGAATTGATTTCGCATTTGGCGACCTCCTTCCTGAAAACAAAGTAGAAAAAGTGGAAAACCTTAAAAAAGAAGGAAGAGCCATCGCCTTTGTTGGAGATGGGGTAAACGATGCACCTGTGGTGGCACTGGCTGATGCAGGAATCGCCATGGGAGGCCTTGGAAGTGATGCTACTATTGAAACTGCCGATATCGTGATTCAGAATGACCAGCCTTCAAAAATCGTTTCGGCCATTAAAATTGGAAAAGTGACCAGAAGTGTGGTGTGGCAAAACATCATTCTGGCCATGAGTGTAAAAATAATCGTCCTGATCCTTGGTGCAGGTGGCGTAGCCACCCTATGGGAAGCGGTAATTGCCGATGTAGGAGTCGCATTGGTGGCCATCCTCAACGCCGTCCGCATCCAGCGCATGAAGATATAA
- a CDS encoding efflux RND transporter periplasmic adaptor subunit → MNRYKKQFPLALMIALSMSISMNSCTGDKAKPAAKETAEAHEGEGHGEEGHSDEIELTEQQMKAVDIQIGKIEEKNLTAVVKASGQLAVPPQNEAKVNLLSGGIIRRISVLEGQKVHKGQVLAIMENQDMIRLQQDYLSSKNGFSFVEAEYKRQQQLKAADAGTGKSHQLAEANYRSELSKIKALERQLQQLGISPSKVASGKITSEIPVIAPIAGTIGTISVTTGSFIQPGTSLMDIVDNSKIHADLLVYEKDLFKVKIGQKVSFRLTNQENQQIEGVLNGINKSFEDDTKGVIVHAVITKPLSNLIPGMYVTGLISVGTALSPAVPIDAVVKAEGKEYIFIVEEEEKAGAKEAGHGTHFKKVEVVTGVSELGYININPLEKLPPNTRLVTKGAFYLQSKSSGPSEHAH, encoded by the coding sequence ATGAACCGATATAAAAAACAATTCCCTCTCGCCCTTATGATCGCCCTTTCGATGAGCATCAGTATGAATTCCTGCACCGGCGACAAAGCAAAACCAGCCGCAAAAGAAACCGCTGAAGCCCATGAAGGAGAAGGGCATGGCGAAGAAGGACACAGTGATGAGATCGAATTGACGGAACAGCAAATGAAGGCTGTAGACATTCAGATCGGCAAAATTGAAGAGAAAAACCTCACCGCAGTGGTAAAAGCAAGCGGGCAACTGGCCGTACCTCCACAAAATGAAGCCAAAGTAAATCTGCTTTCCGGTGGGATCATCCGCAGAATCAGTGTTCTGGAAGGCCAAAAAGTGCATAAAGGACAGGTATTAGCCATTATGGAGAATCAGGATATGATCCGTTTGCAACAGGATTACCTTTCTTCAAAGAACGGGTTCAGCTTTGTGGAAGCAGAATATAAACGCCAGCAGCAATTAAAAGCGGCAGATGCTGGAACAGGCAAATCCCATCAGCTTGCCGAAGCAAATTACCGCTCGGAGTTATCCAAAATCAAGGCTTTGGAACGTCAGCTACAACAATTGGGTATCTCTCCTTCCAAAGTTGCTTCCGGTAAAATCACCTCAGAAATTCCGGTTATTGCACCAATTGCAGGTACAATCGGAACGATTTCGGTCACCACCGGATCTTTCATCCAGCCCGGGACTTCCCTGATGGATATCGTAGACAATTCCAAGATCCATGCCGATCTGCTGGTCTATGAAAAAGACCTTTTTAAAGTGAAGATCGGTCAGAAAGTAAGTTTCAGGTTAACCAACCAGGAAAATCAGCAGATTGAAGGGGTATTAAACGGGATCAACAAATCTTTTGAAGATGATACCAAAGGGGTCATTGTTCATGCAGTCATTACCAAACCATTGAGTAACCTGATCCCGGGAATGTACGTAACCGGACTGATCAGCGTAGGAACAGCACTTTCTCCTGCAGTACCCATTGATGCAGTAGTAAAAGCAGAAGGAAAGGAATACATTTTCATCGTGGAGGAAGAAGAAAAAGCAGGAGCAAAAGAAGCCGGACACGGGACTCATTTCAAAAAAGTAGAAGTCGTAACGGGAGTTTCAGAATTGGGTTATATCAACATCAACCCATTGGAAAAACTACCTCCAAACACACGATTGGTAACTAAAGGCGCATTTTACCTGCAATCCAAATCTTCAGGCCCTTCAGAACACGCCCATTAA
- a CDS encoding GDSL-type esterase/lipase family protein — translation MKILFKYFLILALFISGNQIYAQSKFKIACVGNSITYGSGLKDRLTASYPARLQALLGTSYEVSNFGVSGATMLKKGNKPYWNTPEYQRVLSASPDLIFIKLGTNDSKLINREQMPGFEADYKEMIRTFKALSSKPRVVLLLPIKAFSDEKFGISGSYLKASMIPVIQKIAYEEQLEILDLYSLFADKEALLADKIHPNAVGDNFIALRLESFLRQQTKPGKALSKKISVPLQKEQFYGYEVLNFSFQGRSAKIVQPKKVAKGMPWIWRARFWGHEPQTDIALLERGFHVVYCDVAELFGNPEAIRIWNGFYAYLRKMGFARKAVLEGMSRGGVYVYNWAAANPEKVACVYADNPVLDLKSWPGGKGQGPGSKESWNTFLTDYGYETETAAVVFKGSPIDQIEAIVKGKYPMLHVCGDQDEVVPMSENSLPFAEKIKLAGGDIQLIHKPEGKHHPHSLANPQPIVDFILKATGY, via the coding sequence ATGAAAATTTTGTTTAAGTATTTCTTGATATTGGCGTTGTTTATTTCTGGGAATCAGATTTATGCCCAGTCAAAATTTAAGATTGCCTGTGTCGGCAACAGCATCACCTACGGCTCCGGATTGAAGGATCGTTTAACAGCGTCCTACCCTGCCCGCTTACAGGCTTTGCTGGGCACTTCCTACGAGGTTTCAAACTTCGGTGTAAGCGGAGCAACGATGCTGAAAAAGGGGAATAAGCCCTATTGGAATACCCCGGAATATCAGCGGGTACTGAGCGCCTCCCCGGACCTGATTTTTATCAAATTGGGCACCAACGACAGCAAGTTGATCAACCGGGAGCAGATGCCTGGATTTGAAGCCGACTACAAGGAAATGATCCGGACTTTTAAAGCATTGAGCAGTAAACCCAGGGTGGTTTTGCTACTTCCGATCAAGGCCTTTTCGGATGAGAAATTTGGAATTTCGGGGAGTTATCTCAAAGCAAGCATGATTCCGGTGATTCAGAAAATTGCCTATGAAGAGCAGCTGGAGATCCTGGACCTCTACTCCCTGTTTGCAGATAAAGAAGCGCTGCTGGCCGATAAAATCCACCCTAATGCAGTAGGGGATAACTTTATTGCGCTGAGGCTGGAATCTTTCCTGCGTCAGCAGACAAAACCTGGAAAAGCGCTTTCCAAAAAGATCAGTGTTCCTCTTCAAAAGGAACAGTTTTATGGATATGAAGTCCTTAATTTTTCATTTCAGGGGCGTAGCGCAAAGATTGTACAGCCAAAAAAGGTGGCTAAAGGCATGCCCTGGATCTGGAGGGCAAGGTTCTGGGGTCATGAACCTCAGACCGATATTGCTTTGCTGGAAAGAGGTTTTCATGTGGTTTATTGTGATGTGGCAGAGCTATTCGGCAATCCCGAGGCTATCCGCATCTGGAATGGTTTTTATGCGTATCTTAGGAAAATGGGTTTTGCCAGGAAAGCTGTTCTGGAAGGAATGAGCCGAGGCGGTGTGTATGTCTATAACTGGGCCGCTGCAAATCCGGAAAAGGTGGCTTGTGTATATGCCGATAACCCGGTACTGGACCTGAAAAGCTGGCCCGGTGGAAAAGGGCAGGGACCAGGGAGTAAGGAAAGCTGGAATACTTTCCTGACAGATTATGGTTACGAGACGGAAACCGCCGCTGTGGTCTTCAAAGGCAGCCCTATTGATCAGATTGAGGCTATTGTAAAGGGAAAATATCCGATGTTACACGTTTGCGGTGATCAGGATGAAGTGGTTCCGATGTCGGAAAACAGCCTTCCCTTTGCGGAAAAGATCAAACTTGCCGGAGGAGACATTCAGCTGATCCATAAACCGGAAGGCAAACATCACCCGCACAGCCTTGCTAATCCTCAGCCTATTGTTGATTTTATCTTAAAGGCAACGGGTTATTAA
- a CDS encoding Fur family transcriptional regulator, with translation MTKDIEHRLKNKDINPTAMRLLVLDFLTKQVAAISLNDLEKGMGPSDRITLYRTLKTFEEKGLVHSIEDGTGATKYALCEDNCDGDHHHDLHVHFYCNTCKETFCLPNTKIPEISLPKRFQSEEMNLIIKGICDQCHPG, from the coding sequence ATGACAAAGGATATAGAACACCGGCTTAAAAATAAGGATATCAATCCTACAGCGATGCGCTTACTGGTACTGGATTTTTTGACTAAACAAGTTGCGGCAATCAGCTTAAACGACCTGGAGAAAGGAATGGGCCCCTCAGACCGGATTACCTTGTACCGTACCTTAAAAACTTTTGAGGAAAAAGGCCTGGTCCACAGCATTGAAGATGGTACCGGTGCAACGAAATATGCACTATGTGAGGATAACTGTGATGGAGATCATCACCATGACCTTCATGTCCACTTTTACTGCAATACCTGTAAAGAGACCTTCTGTCTACCCAATACAAAGATTCCTGAAATCTCCCTGCCTAAAAGATTTCAGAGCGAAGAAATGAACCTGATTATTAAAGGAATTTGCGATCAGTGTCATCCGGGCTAA